Proteins from a genomic interval of Nostoc sp. TCL240-02:
- a CDS encoding glycosyltransferase family 4 protein: MAWQPVWQRYQAIHSFNRILYTNKPWFLTFEDHRVLYRNPQNQVEAAIYELLNNRLALDNCQKFIAISDYAKLRLINRIKGWKIEEKISKKVDVIHPNFPIKVKQSKLYQEQQNLQLVFIGNHIARKGGVVALRLAQKAEKLGLPITVHIISGLEHGSGVPTDFPDRSKYVEDLKLLKLNNVVFHRNIPNDKVIELLSQSHFQLMATLHDTYGYSIIEGFSVATPAITTNVCALPEFVRNGENGYILELPINEIRHWSNWLHGEKTKTDEYWEIVDSTYDYLAEQALQRIMQFLDRSDKREHYEFLSAGALAQAQLVHNSEKQNELFDNLYAVAAEGI, from the coding sequence ATGGCTTGGCAACCTGTATGGCAAAGATACCAAGCAATTCATTCTTTCAACAGAATTTTATATACAAATAAACCTTGGTTTCTCACCTTTGAGGATCATCGTGTTTTATATAGAAATCCTCAAAATCAAGTTGAAGCAGCAATTTATGAGTTATTAAATAATCGATTAGCACTAGACAATTGTCAAAAATTTATTGCAATTTCTGATTATGCCAAGTTGAGACTTATTAACAGGATAAAAGGTTGGAAAATAGAAGAAAAAATAAGTAAAAAAGTGGATGTTATTCATCCCAACTTTCCAATAAAAGTTAAGCAATCTAAACTTTATCAGGAACAACAAAATCTCCAGCTTGTATTTATCGGAAATCACATTGCCCGTAAAGGTGGAGTTGTAGCTTTAAGATTAGCCCAGAAAGCTGAAAAACTAGGTTTGCCGATTACTGTACATATAATATCGGGACTGGAACATGGTTCAGGAGTTCCAACTGATTTCCCAGATCGCAGTAAATATGTAGAGGATTTAAAGTTACTAAAATTAAATAACGTTGTCTTCCATAGAAATATTCCTAATGACAAAGTTATTGAGCTATTATCGCAAAGCCATTTTCAATTAATGGCAACATTACATGATACTTATGGCTATAGTATCATCGAAGGTTTTTCTGTTGCAACTCCTGCAATTACGACAAATGTATGCGCCTTACCAGAGTTTGTTCGTAATGGTGAAAATGGCTATATTTTAGAGTTACCAATTAATGAAATTAGGCACTGGAGTAATTGGCTACATGGAGAGAAAACTAAAACTGATGAATATTGGGAAATTGTCGATAGCACTTATGACTATTTAGCAGAACAAGCATTGCAACGAATCATGCAATTTCTTGATAGAAGTGATAAACGAGAACATTACGAATTTCTAAGTGCAGGAGCATTAGCTCAAGCGCAACTTGTACATAACTCCGAAAAGCAAAATGAGTTATTTGATAATCTCTATGCGGTTGCGGCGGAGGGAATATAA